From Aptenodytes patagonicus chromosome 1, bAptPat1.pri.cur, whole genome shotgun sequence, one genomic window encodes:
- the CHRM2 gene encoding muscarinic acetylcholine receptor M2 isoform X1, with amino-acid sequence MNNSTYINSSTENVMALESPYKTVEVVFIVLVAGSLSLVTIIGNILVMVSIKVNRHLQTVNNYFLFSLACADLIIGIFSMNLYTLYTVIGYWPLGPVVCDLWLALDYVVSNASVMNLLIISFDRYFCVTKPLTYPVKRTTKMAGMMIAAAWVLSFILWAPAILFWQFIVGGRTVPDGDCYIQFFSNAAVTFGTAIAAFYLPVIIMTVLYWQISRASKSRIKKGKKEAAQNQDTISPSLVQGKIVKPNNNNIPTSGDRLEHSKIQNGKTTGETVTENCVQGEEKESSNDSTSVSVVASNMKEDEAAKDASQASASQDHLKVENSKLTCIRIVTKSQKGDCCAPTNTTVEIVGTNGEEKQNSVARKIVKMTKQPAKKKPPPSREKKVTRTILAILLAFIITWTPYNVMVLINSFCTSCIPGTVWTIGYWLCYINSTINPACYALCNATFKKTFKDLLMCHYKNIGATRFHFPSEG; translated from the exons ATGAATAACTCAACGTACATAAACTCCTCCACTGAAAACGTGATGGCTTTGGAGAGCCCCTATAAAACTGTTGAGGTGGTCTTCATCGTCCTGGTAGCAGGATCTCTCAGTCTAGTCACCATAATTGGGAACATCCTAGTCATGGTGTCAATCAAAGTCAACAGGCACCTACAGACTGTCAACAACTATTTCCTGTTCAGCTTGGCCTGCGCTGACTTGATCATTGGCATCTTTTCTATGAACCTATACACCCTCTACACTGTGATAGGCTACTGGCCCTTAGGGCCTGTGGTGTGCGACCTCTGGCTGGCTCTTGACTATGTGGTCAGCAACGCCTCTGTAATGAACCTCCTCATTATCAGCTTTGACAGATACTTTTGTGTCACCAAGCCTCTGACATATCCTGTAAAGCGGACCACTAAGATGGCAGGCATGATGATCGCAGCTGCGTGGGTGCTGTCCTTCATCCTGTGGGCCCCTGCAATTCTCTTCTGGCAGTTCATTGTGGGAGGAAGGACTGTCCCAGATGGGGATTGCTACATCCAGTTTTTTTCCAATGCTGCCGTCACTTTTGGCACTGCCATTGCAGCCTTCTATTTGCCTGTTATCATCATGACTGTCCTTTACTGGCAAATCTCTCGAGCCAGTAAGAGTCGgataaagaaagggaaaaaggaagctGCCCAAAACCAAGATACAATTTCCCCCAGCCTTGTCCAAGGTAAAATAGTGAAACCAAACAATAACAACATCCCAACCAGTGGGGATCGGTTGGAGCACAGCAAAATTCAGAATGGAAAAACCACCGGAGAAACTGTGACGGAGAACTGTGTtcaaggggaggagaaggagagctCCAACGACTCCACCTCTGTCAGTGTGGTTGCTTCCAACATGAAAGAGGACGAAGCTGCCAAAGATGCCAGCCAGGCTTCTGCCTCCCAAGACCATCTCAAAGTGGAGAACTCCAAGCTGACATGCATCAGGATAGTCACCAAGTCCCAAAAGGGTGACTGCTGTGCCCCCACCAACACTACTGTGGAGATTGTAGGCACCAATGGGGAAGAGAAGCAGAATAGTGTAGCCCGGAAAATTGTCAAGATGACAAAGCAGCCAGCCAAAAAGAAACCACCTCCTTCTAGAGAGAAAAAGGTGACAAGGACTATTTTGGCCATCCTTCTGGCCTTCATCATCACCTGGACCCCATACAACGTGATGGTGCTCATCAACAGCTTCTGCACATCCTGCATCCCTGGCACTGTATGGACCATAGGTTATTGGCTCTGTTATATCAACAGCACCATCAACCCTGCTTGTTATGCGCTCTGCAATGCTACTTTCAAGAAGACCTTTAAGGACCTTCTTATGTGTCATTACAAGAATATAGGCGCTACaag GTTTCACTTCCCTTCTGAGGGATAG
- the CHRM2 gene encoding muscarinic acetylcholine receptor M2 isoform X2, with protein sequence MNNSTYINSSTENVMALESPYKTVEVVFIVLVAGSLSLVTIIGNILVMVSIKVNRHLQTVNNYFLFSLACADLIIGIFSMNLYTLYTVIGYWPLGPVVCDLWLALDYVVSNASVMNLLIISFDRYFCVTKPLTYPVKRTTKMAGMMIAAAWVLSFILWAPAILFWQFIVGGRTVPDGDCYIQFFSNAAVTFGTAIAAFYLPVIIMTVLYWQISRASKSRIKKGKKEAAQNQDTISPSLVQGKIVKPNNNNIPTSGDRLEHSKIQNGKTTGETVTENCVQGEEKESSNDSTSVSVVASNMKEDEAAKDASQASASQDHLKVENSKLTCIRIVTKSQKGDCCAPTNTTVEIVGTNGEEKQNSVARKIVKMTKQPAKKKPPPSREKKVTRTILAILLAFIITWTPYNVMVLINSFCTSCIPGTVWTIGYWLCYINSTINPACYALCNATFKKTFKDLLMCHYKNIGATR encoded by the coding sequence ATGAATAACTCAACGTACATAAACTCCTCCACTGAAAACGTGATGGCTTTGGAGAGCCCCTATAAAACTGTTGAGGTGGTCTTCATCGTCCTGGTAGCAGGATCTCTCAGTCTAGTCACCATAATTGGGAACATCCTAGTCATGGTGTCAATCAAAGTCAACAGGCACCTACAGACTGTCAACAACTATTTCCTGTTCAGCTTGGCCTGCGCTGACTTGATCATTGGCATCTTTTCTATGAACCTATACACCCTCTACACTGTGATAGGCTACTGGCCCTTAGGGCCTGTGGTGTGCGACCTCTGGCTGGCTCTTGACTATGTGGTCAGCAACGCCTCTGTAATGAACCTCCTCATTATCAGCTTTGACAGATACTTTTGTGTCACCAAGCCTCTGACATATCCTGTAAAGCGGACCACTAAGATGGCAGGCATGATGATCGCAGCTGCGTGGGTGCTGTCCTTCATCCTGTGGGCCCCTGCAATTCTCTTCTGGCAGTTCATTGTGGGAGGAAGGACTGTCCCAGATGGGGATTGCTACATCCAGTTTTTTTCCAATGCTGCCGTCACTTTTGGCACTGCCATTGCAGCCTTCTATTTGCCTGTTATCATCATGACTGTCCTTTACTGGCAAATCTCTCGAGCCAGTAAGAGTCGgataaagaaagggaaaaaggaagctGCCCAAAACCAAGATACAATTTCCCCCAGCCTTGTCCAAGGTAAAATAGTGAAACCAAACAATAACAACATCCCAACCAGTGGGGATCGGTTGGAGCACAGCAAAATTCAGAATGGAAAAACCACCGGAGAAACTGTGACGGAGAACTGTGTtcaaggggaggagaaggagagctCCAACGACTCCACCTCTGTCAGTGTGGTTGCTTCCAACATGAAAGAGGACGAAGCTGCCAAAGATGCCAGCCAGGCTTCTGCCTCCCAAGACCATCTCAAAGTGGAGAACTCCAAGCTGACATGCATCAGGATAGTCACCAAGTCCCAAAAGGGTGACTGCTGTGCCCCCACCAACACTACTGTGGAGATTGTAGGCACCAATGGGGAAGAGAAGCAGAATAGTGTAGCCCGGAAAATTGTCAAGATGACAAAGCAGCCAGCCAAAAAGAAACCACCTCCTTCTAGAGAGAAAAAGGTGACAAGGACTATTTTGGCCATCCTTCTGGCCTTCATCATCACCTGGACCCCATACAACGTGATGGTGCTCATCAACAGCTTCTGCACATCCTGCATCCCTGGCACTGTATGGACCATAGGTTATTGGCTCTGTTATATCAACAGCACCATCAACCCTGCTTGTTATGCGCTCTGCAATGCTACTTTCAAGAAGACCTTTAAGGACCTTCTTATGTGTCATTACAAGAATATAGGCGCTACaaggtaa